The nucleotide sequence TGCCAGACTGTTTCCACAGCCTCCATGGTTGGAATGCAAGTGAACAGGGAGGTCACATCATAAGATACCATGGTATCATCTGGATCCATTTTTAAACCTCTTACTTTGTTCACAAAGTCTATGGAGTTCTGGATATGATGGGGCGTATTGCCCACCAAGGGAGCCAGGATGTTGGCTAAATGTTTGGCGATGTTATATGTGACCGAGTTAATGCTGCTGACAATGGGTCTGAGGGGGGCCCCTTCTTTGTGAATCTTGGGGAGCCCATATATGCACGGGATGGCATCTTGGGGGTACAGGCGGTGATATTGTAGACGATCAATGGTGCCCTCTTtctgtagtttttgtaggatttctattgtctttttcttgtagCCACTGGTTGGGTCTCGTTTCAGCGGTTCGTTGGTGTTGGTATTAGTGTCACTGAGTAATGTAGCGACCTTATTGTGGTAGTCAGATGTATTAAGAACTACCGTACATCTCCCTTTATCTGCTGGAAGGATGGTAATGTTTGGATCCTTGCTCAGGGATGTCACCACTTTCCTTTCCTCAGTAGTGAGATTGGAGGGTGGGGGCATGGCATTGGACAAAGCTGCTGACACTTTCAACCTAAGCTGCTCGGCTTCGGTCCCAGTTAGGTTGTTTTTCCTCATAGCTGATTCTGTAGCTGTGATAAGATCAACTATAGGTAATTGCTGTGATGTCATGGCAAAGTTTAGTCCTTTGGTTAAGACCCCTCTCTCTGGGTGGGTAAATTCCCTGTCTGACAAGTTCTTAATCCATCTGTCCTGCATTTCATCTTGTGTaggatttgtgtgtgtcttttgccTCCACGTAAGAAtttctgtcttgtttgtgtTGCTGCGTATTTGTAGGTTATGGAATTTTCTGTTTTGCCTTTCTTTGCTCTTGGTGTGTTGAGATAATTGTGCTTTCTTTGTTAAGTCTATGATCTTTCCAAGGACGACCTCAGGTAAGAGAGATGTTAGTTTTTGGAGTAAGTGGTCAGCTTTCTCCTTCAGCCCTTCAGTGGTGAAATGGGTTTGTCTCACTCTCTCGTTTAATAGCTGGTTTTGTGCCTTTTCCATGACCTTGTCCACTTTATAGCCCTTCATAGTGGAACATAGGCGCAGGCTTGTTGGTATTAGCCTGTTTTGTCTGCATCTCAGATTAAACCGTAGGTGGTTTCTGTAATCTGCAATTTTCCGAGCCATCCTTTCATATTCCTGCACCAGTTTGAGGGTGTCAACCCCAAATTTTTCTGCAACATGCCTGTGGTCGTGTGTCAATGACCatcgttgacacaccattggagcactaacgaaccagtgacatcattggacttgtgaagacctccccataggttaaatacctgggtgtttccacaccagttcgtcagactagttccagcctagtctgacaagcatgaactgatgaagcctcttggataagaggtgaaatgtcttctaagacaaaacgaagtccagttgcgtttgattcaattgccttgagataactatgacctggataaatgagaatatccacaggcatttGAATGGCATGCTGAAACCAATGACCACAGAGGTCCTCCCAGCCCCAAAGGCCATCCTTGAGATGATCCAATGCAGGTGTAAAACTGACTGTTCTTCTGGCAGATATTCCTGCAGAGCTAAGGATTTAGCCTGTACTGATATGTGTCAGTGCAGCAGCCAGTGCCAGAACGATGAGGATTCCCAAGCCGTGATGCACAAAAgcgatgatgataatgatgatgatgtataGAGACTGTCATGATGTGGTCTAAATGTGCATGTCATCCAAAGTTAGCATTTGCTAAATgttataaagtaaaaaaaaaaagttcagttaaaaaaatctgttaactCCTCAATAAAAAACTCAGTTAGTATCTGACCGGCTGCCTGTGgtgtgtagttttttttttacccatatGGTGGCTTATGTATTTCAATGgtataatataaaaaagatgttttttgagGAACAGACGGAATATGAAGTGACAACTTTTCATTACAAAGATATCGCAAGAAAACAACCACACCGAGTCATTTTGACCCACTCATGCATCTAAGGGTTAATGTGGTAAAGTGTTGTAGCATTGTAACTACCACCATTGGATTCCTTGACCCTGAAAATGTAGGTTTAGCAGTTAAAATCAATGTTCCAACTTATTTAGAAGTCTAGATATTACAAAACGTACATTTTACGGCGGCCATTTTGTAaattccaatatggccgccatatagacatctgggcaaatgcaaacattgattttctgaATCCTTATACAATAACCTTTCCAAAACACTTTATGTTTAAGGGGCTTAAAGAGGACAGAACAGGTATGAATGTAAAGGTTAACTGGGGAAAACACCTCAGCCATTCTGCATGACAAAATGTGAGAGATGGGCGAGACCCATGTGGCATGaacacttcttttttcttttgttgtatttttatgcTACATTATGTCACTGTATTGGGGCCCTTGACTCCGTGACACTTATTTTCCTATTCTAACAGTAAGCTGAAAGACAGAActcaacaaaaaacagattatATATAGTGCAAATGATATATTACAACACACCAAAGTTTTGCAGCCTGCAGATCATCACCCTTCAGTGGTGAAGCCTGCATGGACCGTCCACAAAATGTCACAGCTAcacaagggtcatgtgacagACAGGTATGTACCTCAACCTGAACAGATGCAAAGCAATGTAACAGGCCACATTACCACATATGACAACAAATGGGTCTGTCCTTAGAAAGGGTGGTTCTTGAATGAGTGGTGCCATCCAATGGCATGGAAGCATTTAACAACATTGTAGTgtaataacacaaaaaaattcaacataTTAACACTTGTAATGtactgcaagaaaaaaaatacacatgcaGAAATCCAAATTTGACTGATATTGCCTTAATGTTAACTAACTTCACTGAAACGGAAGCATTTCACAAAGTCTTGTGTGTCAGTTTTGACAGTGACTTGTCAATTCCCTTTTGATTACCAAGGGTCCCTTTTCTTAAGCCAGTAGCTTAGTCCTGAGGCTGTTCACTTTTGGGGAGAGTTTTGAACCATCCAGCTCGAGGAGAAGTTTCTGAAACACTTCAAACGTGTACCTGAGTTCCTTTGGATAGGCAAGATTCACAGCATACGTCAACCCAACGAGCAGGGAGCAAGCCCTTGGAAAGTTACCCAGAGAAGTCAGAACTTTCATGCCCTCCACCACAATACAGATGTCGTCTGGATCCTCTGACGTATTAG is from Epinephelus moara isolate mb unplaced genomic scaffold, YSFRI_EMoa_1.0 scaffold410, whole genome shotgun sequence and encodes:
- the LOC126387408 gene encoding uncharacterized protein LOC126387408, translating into MVCQRWSLTHDHRHVAEKFGVDTLKLVQEYERMARKIADYRNHLRFNLRCRQNRLIPTSLRLCSTMKGYKVDKVMEKAQNQLLNERVRQTHFTTEGLKEKADHLLQKLTSLLPEVVLGKIIDLTKKAQLSQHTKSKERQNRKFHNLQIRSNTNKTEILTWRQKTHTNPTQDEMQDRWIKNLSDREFTHPERGVLTKGLNFAMTSQQLPIVDLITATESAMRKNNLTGTEAEQLRLKVSAALSNAMPPPSNLTTEERKVVTSLSKDPNITILPADKGRCTVVLNTSDYHNKVATLLSDTNTNTNEPLKRDPTSGYKKKTIEILQKLQKEGTIDRLQYHRLYPQDAIPCIYGLPKIHKEGAPLRPIVSSINSVTYNIAKHLANILAPLVGNTPHHIQNSIDFVNKVRGLKMDPDDTMVSYDVTSLFTCIPTMEAVETVWQRLIHDNTLHDRTKLSPDQLLDLCLSTTYFKYNGNFYRQKHGCAMGSPVSPIVANLYMEDVEYRALNSFKGTTPSHWFRYVDDTWVKIKTQEMQAFTQHIDSVDRNIKFTREDVKDNGLPFLDCDVHITEDKGLHIGVYRKPTHTDQYLLFDSHHPLEHKLGVIRTLQHRADNLPTSTQAQGKEHEHLREALKTCGYPSWTFVKTAARNRKNKVGDEEKSKRNNIVIPYVSGVSEKLGRIFNKHRIPVYFKPSNTLRQRLVHPKDRTPHTQKSNLVYAVQCSEECPDLYIGETKQPLNKRTAQHRRANSSGQDSVIYLHLKEKVHSFEDSNVHTLDREDRWFERGVKEAIYVKLEKPSLNRGGGLRHHLSPTYNAVLSSLPRRCNSLTSNDCNDHRCSRNFNDRC